A genomic stretch from Acidimicrobiales bacterium includes:
- a CDS encoding carboxylesterase family protein — translation MTTVHTELGTIRGRERNGVHQFLGIRYAEPPTGARRFAAPVPVEGWDGVYDATRFGTAAPQVARAAGSPLPGRDIRWDEDCLFLNVFTPAPDDGGRPVLFWIHGGSYTGGSGNAYDGGSFATRGDIVVVTVNYRLGVFGFMELGHLDPALAGSQNNGIRDQITALQWVHDHIERFGGDPNQVTICGESAGAGSVAAILGSPAADHLYHRAIAQSPPVSFPRTTTDHSDLVVDEVGGGIEGLRAAHPQQLLDAQVAVGEAQMQGREPFLLGEGRGGLRPALDDHTITRHPDDAVRALGPAAKPLLVGTNSDEGTLFGFYLTGEVSDHQLQVAVAEHDDDPDAVIGAFRREYPGESNRRLMVRMLNDTMFRTGALRLADAQSDAGGEVYVYLFTWASRGFGGRLGAMHALEIPFVWNGDIDAWAGVMGEGRPWPDDLADRMHRAWIGFIRHGDPSHDGIGEWPPYDTGRRPTMEFGETSGILHDPVGTLRAVWS, via the coding sequence GTGACCACCGTCCACACCGAACTCGGGACGATCCGGGGCCGAGAGCGCAACGGCGTCCACCAGTTCCTCGGCATCCGCTACGCGGAGCCGCCGACCGGCGCCCGCCGCTTCGCCGCGCCGGTTCCGGTCGAGGGATGGGACGGGGTCTACGACGCGACGCGGTTCGGGACCGCAGCACCCCAGGTGGCGCGAGCGGCGGGGAGTCCGTTGCCCGGGCGTGACATCCGATGGGACGAGGACTGTCTGTTCCTCAACGTGTTCACCCCCGCACCCGACGACGGCGGTCGGCCCGTCCTGTTCTGGATCCACGGCGGCTCCTACACCGGCGGGTCCGGCAACGCCTACGACGGTGGTTCGTTCGCGACACGGGGCGACATCGTGGTCGTCACCGTCAACTACCGGCTCGGCGTGTTCGGCTTCATGGAGCTGGGCCATCTCGATCCCGCGCTGGCGGGATCGCAGAACAACGGCATCCGCGACCAGATCACCGCGTTGCAGTGGGTCCACGACCACATCGAGCGCTTCGGCGGCGACCCGAACCAGGTGACCATCTGCGGCGAGTCGGCCGGAGCCGGATCCGTCGCTGCGATCCTCGGCTCACCGGCAGCCGATCACCTCTACCACCGGGCGATCGCCCAGAGCCCACCGGTCTCGTTCCCCCGCACGACGACCGACCACAGCGACCTCGTCGTCGACGAGGTCGGCGGCGGCATCGAGGGTCTCCGCGCCGCTCACCCCCAGCAGCTGCTCGACGCCCAGGTCGCCGTCGGCGAGGCCCAGATGCAGGGCCGCGAACCGTTCCTGCTCGGCGAAGGACGAGGCGGCCTCCGACCGGCGCTCGACGACCACACGATCACCCGGCATCCCGATGACGCCGTCCGTGCACTCGGGCCGGCGGCGAAGCCGCTGCTCGTCGGCACCAACAGCGACGAGGGCACGCTCTTCGGGTTCTACCTGACCGGCGAGGTGAGCGACCACCAGCTCCAGGTGGCCGTCGCCGAACACGACGACGATCCCGATGCGGTGATCGGGGCGTTCCGTCGCGAGTACCCGGGCGAGAGCAACCGCCGACTGATGGTACGGATGCTGAACGACACGATGTTTCGCACCGGCGCCCTCCGGCTGGCCGACGCCCAGAGCGACGCCGGCGGCGAGGTCTACGTCTACCTGTTCACCTGGGCCAGCCGCGGCTTCGGTGGCCGGCTCGGGGCCATGCACGCTCTCGAGATCCCGTTCGTCTGGAACGGCGACATCGACGCCTGGGCCGGCGTGATGGGCGAGGGCCGACCCTGGCCCGACGACCTCGCCGACCGGATGCATCGGGCGTGGATCGGGTTCATCCGTCACGGCGACCCGAGTCACGACGGGATCGGCGAATGGCCGCCCTACGACACCGGTCGACGCCCGACCATGGAGTTCGGCGAGACCAGCGGGATCCTCCACGATCCGGTCGGGACGCTCCGCGCGGTGTGGTCCTGA
- a CDS encoding EthD domain-containing protein: MRQRLILHLVARDGADLGPALAAVAEELTTMTRDPACFMGAASPFTAAVETTAGHRDTLADLATALGDRVDRRRSMALVGTDRVFIEPASPTPVRYQYLMRRRHDFTHDDYLARYESIHSGFGLRTPHIEGYVQLHVDLEASRGLGEATGLQAEPCDSMSELHLRSVEHFLEGIIDDPEIGRLATEDEERFVDRPRSFGFAHRVVQGSRP; this comes from the coding sequence ATGCGCCAACGACTCATCCTCCATCTCGTCGCCCGTGACGGCGCCGACCTCGGTCCGGCGCTGGCCGCGGTCGCAGAGGAACTCACGACCATGACCCGGGACCCGGCGTGCTTCATGGGGGCGGCTTCGCCGTTCACCGCCGCGGTGGAGACCACCGCCGGACATCGCGACACACTCGCGGACCTTGCCACGGCGCTCGGCGACCGCGTCGACCGGCGCCGCTCGATGGCGCTCGTGGGCACCGACCGGGTGTTCATCGAGCCGGCCTCACCGACGCCGGTCCGTTACCAGTACCTCATGCGCCGGCGCCACGACTTCACCCACGACGACTATCTCGCCCGCTACGAATCGATCCACTCCGGCTTCGGTCTGCGCACCCCTCACATCGAGGGCTACGTCCAGCTCCACGTCGACCTCGAGGCCTCACGTGGGCTCGGAGAGGCGACCGGCTTGCAGGCCGAACCCTGCGATTCCATGTCGGAGCTTCACCTGCGGTCGGTCGAGCACTTCCTCGAGGGGATCATCGACGACCCCGAGATCGGCCGCCTCGCCACCGAGGACGAGGAGCGCTTCGTCGACCGGCCGCGTTCGTTCGGCTTCGCCCATCGCGTCGTGCAAGGCTCTCGGCCATGA
- a CDS encoding phytanoyl-CoA dioxygenase family protein: MSVDALAAALAGLDPAAAIDLRHRFFADSTWSPPDPLPPRITAGPWSGPEIPEIDPGDLDADRYRTLMADHGCVLVRGLIDEARAAELRRHIDRAIEAFDSDPDAMPDRAEWFTPFSPRPEHGKLGIRRKFMRDAGSLWAVDSPRMFDEVLALYQRIGVLELVETILGERPVISANKYNLRRVPTGIPTNWHQDGAFLGQETRSVNLWLSLSHCGVDAPGLDLVPRRIDHVVDTGTHDAVFDWSVAQAVVDEVAGDAGVVRPVFAPGDALLFDHLFLHRTALSEAMTHERYAIESWFFSPSTFPEGQIPIVV; the protein is encoded by the coding sequence GTGAGCGTCGACGCGCTCGCTGCGGCGCTTGCCGGGCTCGACCCGGCCGCGGCGATCGATCTCCGGCATCGCTTCTTCGCCGATTCGACATGGTCGCCCCCCGATCCCCTCCCGCCGCGGATCACCGCGGGTCCGTGGTCGGGCCCCGAGATTCCCGAGATCGACCCTGGCGATCTCGACGCCGACCGGTATCGCACCCTGATGGCCGATCACGGATGTGTCCTCGTGCGAGGACTGATCGACGAGGCGCGGGCCGCCGAGCTGCGCCGCCACATCGATCGCGCCATCGAGGCCTTCGATTCCGACCCGGACGCGATGCCCGATCGGGCCGAGTGGTTCACACCGTTCTCACCCCGTCCCGAACACGGCAAGCTCGGCATTCGCCGCAAGTTCATGCGCGACGCGGGGAGCCTGTGGGCGGTCGACTCCCCGCGGATGTTCGACGAGGTGCTCGCGCTCTACCAACGGATCGGCGTGCTCGAGCTGGTCGAGACGATCCTCGGCGAGCGCCCCGTGATCTCGGCGAACAAATACAACCTCCGCCGGGTCCCGACGGGCATTCCCACCAACTGGCACCAGGACGGAGCGTTCCTCGGCCAGGAGACCCGTTCGGTCAACCTGTGGCTCTCGCTCTCGCATTGTGGCGTCGACGCGCCGGGACTCGACCTGGTGCCGCGCCGGATCGATCATGTGGTCGACACCGGCACCCACGACGCGGTCTTCGACTGGTCGGTCGCCCAGGCGGTGGTCGACGAGGTCGCCGGCGACGCCGGTGTCGTCCGTCCGGTGTTCGCACCCGGCGACGCGCTCCTGTTCGACCATCTCTTCCTGCACCGCACTGCGCTGAGCGAGGCGATGACCCACGAGCGCTACGCGATCGAGAGCTGGTTCTTCTCGCCCTCGACGTTCCCGGAGGGGCAGATCCCGATCGTGGTGTGA
- a CDS encoding 2OG-Fe(II) oxygenase family protein — translation MDLVPTVDIRNPSSVSLDALDAACADHGFFLLEGHGLDELIAHTWTASTGFFASAPANKEAIRRSPEAMLGWYDRELTKRKRDNKEVFDFIDPSIPDDRSPNRWPAAPADFRSAMADFFDGFAALATDTLALVHATLGLDPTATATHRNERTASTVRLNHYPVDDPVPAGERDALNPLGDVALGHHTDPGVLTLLLQDDTGGLQAASLEHGWIDVEPRPGTIVVNLGDTMQVWTNDRYRAAVHRVVPMTERSRYSIPFFSNPPRDCVIEPIAALAATGPRYRAFTWKEFIRGRAEDNFADYGVDDIQISHFALDPTGAPQ, via the coding sequence ATGGATCTGGTGCCCACCGTCGACATCCGCAATCCGTCGAGCGTGTCACTCGATGCCCTCGACGCAGCCTGTGCCGACCACGGATTCTTCCTGCTCGAAGGCCACGGGCTCGACGAGTTGATCGCGCACACCTGGACGGCCAGCACCGGGTTCTTCGCATCGGCGCCGGCCAACAAGGAGGCGATCCGCCGCAGCCCCGAAGCGATGCTCGGCTGGTACGACCGTGAACTGACGAAGCGCAAGCGCGACAACAAGGAGGTGTTCGACTTCATCGATCCGTCGATCCCCGATGATCGCAGCCCCAACCGCTGGCCCGCAGCCCCCGCCGACTTCCGATCGGCCATGGCGGACTTCTTCGACGGCTTCGCCGCGCTGGCCACCGACACGCTCGCCCTCGTGCACGCGACCCTCGGCCTCGATCCGACCGCCACGGCAACCCATCGCAACGAGCGGACGGCCAGCACCGTGCGCCTCAACCACTACCCCGTCGACGACCCTGTCCCGGCGGGCGAACGCGACGCCCTCAATCCGCTGGGCGACGTCGCCCTCGGCCACCACACCGACCCCGGCGTCTTGACCCTGCTCCTGCAGGACGACACCGGCGGGCTCCAGGCGGCGTCGCTCGAACACGGCTGGATCGACGTCGAACCGCGGCCCGGCACCATCGTCGTCAACCTCGGTGACACCATGCAGGTCTGGACCAACGACCGCTACCGGGCGGCCGTCCACCGCGTCGTGCCGATGACCGAGCGCAGCCGCTACTCGATCCCGTTCTTCTCCAACCCACCACGTGATTGTGTGATCGAGCCCATCGCGGCGCTCGCCGCGACCGGGCCGCGCTACCGGGCCTTCACCTGGAAGGAGTTCATCCGGGGCCGGGCCGAGGACAACTTCGCCGACTACGGCGTCGACGACATCCAGATCAGCCACTTCGCCCTCGACCCGACCGGAGCGCCACAGTGA
- a CDS encoding phytanoyl-CoA dioxygenase family protein: MTYDWAFLPMRSSNELMGDAAGLRERLDVDGYLYFEQVLPREKLLEVRTQITGVLADAGWIAGGDEQLDARAIRSPVREGEDDFWDALHGVQKLQVFHEFAHDPALTGLMQQVLGPSAFPHPLKVCRLIFPEFEAISTPPHQDFPNNQGSEHLTATWIPLSDVPVSLGGIAVLRGSHKWGLLPLETHLGAGNRCARLPLDMLEQCRWVTTEFSLGDVLVFPSLTVHAARHNLSTNAMRLSIDFRWQLETEPMTEGCLSPHFGTLSWDDIYEGWDSEELQYYWRDLDLEIVPFEEFAVRAAASPEEMIGEYLRQEHRSSVRRQWRGGDA, translated from the coding sequence ATGACCTACGACTGGGCGTTCCTGCCGATGCGGAGCTCCAACGAGCTGATGGGCGATGCCGCCGGCCTGCGTGAGCGACTCGACGTCGACGGCTATCTCTACTTCGAGCAGGTGTTGCCCCGCGAGAAGCTGCTCGAGGTGAGGACGCAGATCACGGGCGTGCTCGCCGACGCGGGTTGGATCGCCGGTGGCGACGAGCAACTCGACGCGCGGGCCATTCGCAGCCCGGTGCGCGAGGGGGAGGACGACTTCTGGGACGCGTTGCACGGGGTGCAGAAGCTGCAGGTCTTCCACGAGTTCGCCCACGATCCGGCGTTGACGGGTCTGATGCAGCAGGTACTGGGCCCGTCGGCGTTCCCTCACCCGCTCAAGGTGTGCCGGCTGATCTTCCCGGAGTTCGAGGCGATCTCGACGCCGCCCCATCAGGACTTCCCCAACAACCAGGGCAGTGAGCACCTCACGGCGACCTGGATCCCGCTGAGCGATGTGCCCGTCAGCCTCGGGGGGATCGCCGTGCTGCGGGGGTCGCACAAGTGGGGTCTCCTCCCACTCGAGACACATCTCGGTGCGGGCAACCGGTGTGCCCGGTTGCCGCTCGACATGCTCGAACAGTGCCGTTGGGTGACCACCGAGTTCTCCCTCGGCGACGTGTTGGTCTTCCCTTCGCTCACCGTTCACGCCGCCCGTCACAACCTCTCGACCAACGCGATGCGGCTCTCGATCGACTTCCGTTGGCAGCTCGAGACGGAGCCGATGACCGAGGGATGCCTGTCGCCTCACTTCGGCACCCTCAGCTGGGACGACATCTACGAGGGCTGGGACTCCGAGGAGCTCCAGTACTACTGGCGTGATCTCGACCTCGAGATCGTCCCCTTCGAGGAGTTCGCGGTCCGCGCCGCCGCCTCGCCGGAGGAGATGATCGGCGAGTACCTGCGCCAGGAACATCGTTCGAGCGTGCGCCGGCAGTGGCGCGGCGGCGACGCGTGA
- a CDS encoding LLM class flavin-dependent oxidoreductase, with protein MIILRFDFRLGPQSTATMSDLYATSLEMLEWGEANGATGVFSEHHTSSDGYLPSPIVMAAAAAARTSTLTINVAALLALMYDPVKLAEDMVVLDHLSQGRVSYTIGLGYRDEEFSMFGIDPSRRGAIMDERLSVLRRALDGDRFEWEGRTVEVTPRPFTEGGPMLMYGGGTPAAARRAARLGMMLLPQHSDPALAAAYDEAAIEAGNPPGMCLSPGAGSPTSLFIADDPDAGWAEIGEHLLHDARMYGEWLGSTTAASGSQATTVEELRAENGAYRIVTPDEARTLRDQYGALSLQPLCGGIPPEIAWRYLEPFADL; from the coding sequence ATGATCATTCTGCGCTTCGACTTCCGACTCGGTCCCCAGTCCACGGCCACGATGTCGGATCTCTACGCCACCTCGCTCGAGATGCTCGAATGGGGTGAAGCCAACGGGGCGACCGGCGTGTTCTCCGAGCACCACACGTCGAGCGACGGCTACCTCCCGTCACCCATCGTGATGGCCGCCGCCGCGGCCGCTCGCACCTCCACCCTCACGATCAACGTCGCCGCGCTGCTCGCTCTCATGTACGACCCGGTGAAGCTCGCCGAGGACATGGTCGTGCTCGACCATCTCAGCCAAGGTCGGGTCAGCTACACGATCGGGCTCGGCTACCGCGACGAGGAGTTCTCGATGTTCGGCATCGACCCGTCCCGGCGCGGCGCCATCATGGACGAGCGGCTCTCCGTGCTCCGCCGGGCCCTCGACGGGGATCGATTCGAGTGGGAGGGCCGCACGGTCGAGGTGACCCCTCGGCCGTTCACCGAAGGCGGACCGATGCTGATGTACGGCGGCGGCACTCCCGCCGCGGCCCGCCGAGCGGCCCGCCTCGGGATGATGCTCCTCCCCCAGCACTCCGACCCGGCGCTGGCCGCGGCCTACGACGAGGCTGCGATCGAGGCCGGCAACCCACCCGGCATGTGCCTTTCGCCGGGTGCAGGATCACCCACCTCGCTGTTCATCGCCGACGACCCCGACGCGGGCTGGGCCGAGATCGGCGAACACCTGCTCCACGACGCCCGGATGTATGGCGAATGGCTCGGATCGACCACCGCCGCCTCGGGATCGCAGGCCACGACGGTCGAGGAGTTGCGGGCCGAGAACGGCGCGTACCGGATCGTCACTCCCGACGAGGCCCGCACGCTACGCGACCAGTACGGCGCGCTCTCACTCCAGCCCCTCTGCGGTGGGATACCACCCGAGATCGCCTGGCGTTATCTCGAGCCGTTCGCCGACCTGTAG
- a CDS encoding glutamine--tRNA ligase/YqeY domain fusion protein yields MTDFIREKIAADVSDGPYGGRVQTRFPPEPNGFLHIGHAKSITLNFGVAEEFGGTCVLRFDDTNPDTEDSRFVEAIQDDIEWLGFDTGEPAFASDYFRQLHHWAVLLIEKGLAYVDDQDAETISKNRGGFTEPGVDSPWRNRSIEENLELFEGMKNGDFAEGSRVLRAKIDMNHENMQMRDPVMYRIRDSHHFRTGDQWKIYPTYDWAHGQSDAIEGTTHSLCTLEFDTHRPLYDWFMEQLELPGDHPRQTEFARLNLTHTVLSKRKLLQLVEERHVDGWDDPRMPTIRGLRRRGYPAEAIRAFAAHIGIARVNGTHEIELLESFVRTHHNAHALRRMAVLDPIEVVLTNWPTGQDDMREAINNPEDESAGTREVPFSGRLFIERDDFMIDPPKKFYRLSPGTEVRLRAGYFITCNEVETGPDGEVTRLLCTYDPETAGGQAPDGRKVKATIHWVSADHAVDATVMLYDRLFTDEHPGADGVDPLTSLNPNSREVRLGCKLEPALADTPLGEVVQFERLGYFAHDLDEPMVFHRTVGLRDEWANIQKRQG; encoded by the coding sequence GTGACCGACTTCATCCGCGAGAAGATCGCCGCCGACGTTTCCGACGGGCCCTACGGCGGTCGGGTGCAGACGCGGTTCCCGCCGGAGCCCAACGGATTCCTCCACATCGGCCACGCGAAGTCGATCACGCTCAACTTCGGTGTGGCCGAGGAGTTCGGTGGCACGTGCGTCCTGCGCTTCGACGACACCAACCCCGACACCGAGGACAGCCGCTTCGTCGAGGCGATCCAGGACGACATCGAATGGCTCGGCTTCGACACCGGTGAGCCGGCGTTCGCATCCGACTACTTCCGTCAGCTCCACCACTGGGCCGTCCTGCTGATCGAGAAGGGCCTGGCCTACGTCGACGATCAGGACGCCGAGACGATCTCGAAGAACCGGGGCGGCTTCACCGAGCCCGGCGTCGACAGTCCGTGGCGCAACCGCAGCATCGAGGAGAACCTCGAGTTGTTCGAGGGCATGAAGAACGGCGACTTCGCCGAAGGGTCACGGGTGCTGCGGGCGAAGATCGACATGAACCACGAGAACATGCAGATGCGTGATCCCGTGATGTACCGCATTCGCGACAGCCATCATTTCCGCACCGGCGACCAGTGGAAGATCTATCCCACCTACGACTGGGCCCACGGCCAGAGCGACGCGATCGAGGGGACCACCCACTCGCTGTGCACGCTCGAGTTCGACACCCACCGTCCGCTCTACGACTGGTTCATGGAGCAGCTCGAGCTGCCGGGCGATCATCCCCGCCAGACCGAGTTCGCCCGTCTCAACCTGACCCACACGGTGCTGTCGAAGCGCAAGCTCCTGCAGCTGGTGGAGGAGCGCCATGTCGACGGGTGGGACGATCCCCGCATGCCGACGATCCGTGGGTTGCGTCGACGCGGCTACCCGGCCGAGGCCATCCGGGCCTTCGCCGCCCACATCGGCATCGCCCGGGTCAACGGGACCCACGAGATCGAGCTGCTCGAATCGTTCGTGCGGACCCACCACAACGCGCACGCGCTGCGTCGCATGGCTGTCCTCGACCCGATCGAGGTCGTCCTCACCAACTGGCCCACCGGTCAGGACGACATGCGGGAGGCGATCAACAACCCCGAGGACGAGTCGGCCGGTACCCGCGAGGTGCCGTTCAGCGGCCGCCTCTTCATCGAGCGCGACGACTTCATGATCGATCCGCCGAAGAAGTTCTACCGGCTCTCGCCCGGTACCGAGGTGAGGCTTCGGGCCGGCTACTTCATCACCTGCAACGAGGTGGAGACCGGCCCCGACGGCGAGGTGACCCGGCTGCTGTGCACCTACGATCCCGAGACGGCGGGCGGTCAGGCTCCCGACGGACGCAAGGTGAAGGCCACCATCCACTGGGTGTCGGCCGACCATGCGGTCGACGCGACCGTGATGCTCTACGACCGCCTCTTCACCGACGAGCACCCCGGGGCCGATGGCGTCGATCCGTTGACGTCACTCAACCCGAATTCACGCGAGGTCCGGCTCGGTTGCAAGCTCGAGCCGGCGCTGGCCGACACCCCGCTGGGCGAGGTGGTGCAGTTCGAGCGGCTCGGCTACTTCGCCCACGATCTCGACGAACCCATGGTCTTCCATCGCACCGTCGGCCTGCGCGACGAATGGGCCAACATCCAAAAGCGCCAGGGCTGA
- a CDS encoding CmcI family methyltransferase — MYPFWEPVIAPLVRTAQARRIVEIGALRGETTIKMLEDLGPDAEIHVIDPVPQFDPGEHEARFPGQYIFHRDLSLNVLPTADAFDFALIDGDHNWYTVYNECSLLRDASRRAGTHLPLMVLHDVCWPYGRRDLYYDPSNIPEDQQQPWDTRGMTPGRPTLLKRGGMNTTLANAIEEGGPRNGVRTGLDDFIAEHDTPIRQVILPIYYGLAIVAEEAYLDDHPAVREMLDRLESITGVQELLELSESIRLDEVVFSHNIGRMNDARLDRAVGRHLDLLRATLLDEHYVENEVRIDQLLDAVERRTDADLEMLRSPRQHRPPIVREYDRLRKEGDPTGATGAFAYTDIGRQRLDAIHEALDTVRRDGIAGDLVDVGCGRGGVGIYLRGYLDAHEDDQRQVWIADEFRAAPVGDRRPLADGGKADLWADLSDVRNGFERFGLLDDRVRFVQGSPTEALAGSPIGSIALLRIGRDAAADAPAILDALGDRLSDGALVLVDDLVGPEDADATLRARSDRGAVERLGWRGLAWRHSTDGAAAAPSLGGGPVPLAGAAPTDSIDLSVVVIFHNMAREAERTLHTLSRRYQNGLDDVRYEVIAIDNGSDPEQRLTDEFVRSFGDEFRLVALGDDADPSPNAALNMGMQMAKGTNLAFMIDGAHLLTPGVLRYGLDGLGAYGPAIVATQQWYVGPGQQPEFIGDQYNQDVEDELFANIEWPSDGYRLFEISHFIGERDWLDGIIESNCLFTSRKLLEQVGGFDERFSMPGGGYTNLELYERLGAHPGVKVVTILGEGSFHQVHGGITTNDGSVDDRRSKIFGYGDHYRDLRGRTLGGPGKHLHYIGSFSSRSAMRTRSRRLSAMAFDRPDSRGEGPAEPIRMADEVAASVIDHVWKTLAWQETTWLGQPIRNAPTDLVIYQELISSIRPDTIVVVEREGSGTARFAASICELLGHGEVVSVGTTDPGAAPRLRHVNGTAHTPATVERVSSQIGDDAAVMVILGAGGKAGMLTKEFEGYAPLVSVGSYLIFEDTIVNGNPVWPGYGPGPLEAMRGLLPHHGEFVQDRGVERFGLTFNQGGYLRRMS; from the coding sequence ATGTACCCATTCTGGGAACCCGTCATCGCTCCCCTCGTCCGCACCGCACAGGCGCGTCGAATCGTCGAAATCGGCGCGCTCCGGGGCGAGACGACGATCAAGATGCTCGAGGACCTCGGCCCCGACGCCGAGATCCACGTGATCGACCCCGTGCCCCAGTTCGACCCCGGCGAGCACGAGGCCCGGTTCCCGGGGCAGTACATCTTCCACCGTGACCTCAGCCTCAACGTCTTGCCCACCGCCGACGCTTTCGACTTCGCACTGATCGACGGGGACCACAACTGGTACACCGTCTACAACGAGTGCTCACTCCTGCGCGACGCATCACGACGGGCCGGGACGCACCTCCCGCTCATGGTCCTGCACGACGTCTGCTGGCCCTACGGGCGCCGCGATCTCTACTACGACCCGAGCAACATCCCCGAGGACCAGCAGCAACCGTGGGACACCCGCGGGATGACCCCGGGACGGCCCACGCTGCTCAAGCGTGGCGGCATGAACACGACGCTGGCGAACGCGATCGAGGAAGGTGGCCCGCGCAACGGGGTCCGCACCGGCCTCGACGACTTCATCGCCGAGCACGACACGCCGATCCGACAGGTGATCCTGCCCATCTACTACGGCCTGGCGATCGTCGCCGAAGAGGCGTACCTCGACGATCACCCTGCCGTCCGCGAGATGCTCGACCGGCTCGAGTCCATCACCGGTGTGCAGGAACTGCTCGAGCTCTCGGAATCGATCCGCCTCGACGAGGTCGTCTTCAGTCACAACATCGGGCGGATGAACGATGCCCGACTCGATCGGGCCGTCGGGCGACACCTCGACCTCCTCCGGGCAACGCTGCTCGACGAGCACTATGTCGAGAACGAGGTTCGCATCGACCAGCTGCTCGACGCGGTCGAGCGGCGCACCGACGCCGACCTCGAGATGCTGCGATCGCCACGCCAGCATCGACCACCGATCGTCCGCGAGTACGACCGCCTGCGCAAGGAGGGCGATCCGACAGGGGCGACCGGCGCGTTCGCCTACACCGACATCGGGCGGCAGCGCCTCGATGCGATCCACGAGGCGCTCGACACCGTGCGGCGCGACGGCATCGCCGGTGATCTCGTCGATGTCGGGTGCGGCCGCGGCGGCGTGGGGATCTATCTACGCGGCTACCTCGATGCCCACGAGGACGACCAGCGCCAGGTGTGGATCGCCGACGAGTTCCGCGCCGCGCCCGTCGGCGACCGGCGCCCGCTCGCCGACGGCGGCAAGGCGGATCTGTGGGCGGACCTCTCCGACGTCCGCAACGGATTCGAGCGATTCGGTCTGCTCGACGATCGGGTGCGGTTCGTACAGGGCTCCCCGACGGAGGCGCTCGCCGGCAGCCCGATCGGTTCGATCGCCCTGCTGCGCATCGGACGCGATGCCGCAGCCGATGCACCGGCCATCCTCGACGCCCTCGGCGACCGACTCAGCGACGGGGCCCTCGTCCTCGTCGACGATCTCGTCGGGCCGGAGGACGCCGACGCGACACTGCGTGCCCGCTCAGACCGCGGTGCGGTCGAACGGCTCGGATGGCGGGGACTCGCCTGGCGGCACTCCACCGACGGTGCTGCGGCGGCACCATCTCTCGGAGGGGGCCCGGTGCCACTGGCCGGGGCGGCGCCGACCGACTCGATCGACCTGTCCGTCGTCGTCATCTTCCACAACATGGCCCGCGAGGCCGAACGAACCCTGCACACGCTGTCGCGCCGCTACCAGAACGGACTCGACGACGTCCGCTACGAGGTGATCGCGATCGACAACGGATCGGATCCCGAGCAGCGACTCACCGACGAGTTCGTTCGCAGCTTCGGTGACGAGTTCCGCCTGGTCGCCCTCGGCGACGACGCCGACCCCTCGCCCAATGCCGCGCTCAACATGGGCATGCAGATGGCGAAGGGAACCAACCTCGCCTTCATGATCGACGGCGCCCACCTGCTGACGCCGGGGGTACTGCGCTACGGGCTCGACGGCCTCGGCGCCTACGGTCCCGCGATCGTCGCGACGCAGCAGTGGTATGTCGGACCCGGCCAACAACCCGAGTTCATCGGCGACCAGTACAACCAGGATGTCGAGGACGAGCTCTTCGCCAACATCGAATGGCCCTCCGACGGGTACCGGCTCTTCGAGATCAGCCACTTCATCGGAGAACGCGACTGGCTCGACGGCATCATCGAGAGCAACTGCCTGTTCACCAGCCGCAAGCTGCTGGAGCAGGTGGGCGGATTCGACGAACGCTTCTCGATGCCGGGGGGCGGCTACACCAACCTCGAGCTCTACGAACGACTCGGCGCGCACCCGGGGGTCAAGGTCGTCACGATCCTCGGCGAGGGCTCGTTCCACCAGGTGCACGGCGGCATCACCACCAACGACGGCTCTGTCGACGATCGCCGATCGAAGATCTTCGGCTACGGCGACCACTATCGCGACCTGCGGGGCCGCACGCTCGGCGGACCCGGCAAGCACCTCCACTACATTGGCAGCTTCTCGTCGCGTTCGGCGATGCGGACCCGTTCTCGACGGCTGAGCGCCATGGCCTTCGACCGCCCCGACTCGCGCGGTGAAGGGCCGGCCGAGCCGATCCGCATGGCCGACGAGGTCGCCGCATCGGTCATCGACCACGTCTGGAAGACGCTCGCCTGGCAGGAAACCACCTGGCTCGGCCAGCCGATCCGCAACGCGCCGACCGACCTGGTCATCTACCAGGAGCTGATCTCGTCGATCCGTCCGGACACGATCGTGGTCGTCGAGCGCGAAGGCAGTGGCACCGCCCGTTTCGCGGCGAGCATCTGCGAACTGCTCGGGCACGGCGAGGTCGTCTCGGTCGGAACGACCGATCCCGGCGCCGCCCCTCGGCTCCGGCACGTCAACGGCACCGCCCACACACCCGCCACCGTCGAGCGCGTGTCGTCACAGATCGGCGACGACGCCGCGGTCATGGTGATCCTCGGCGCGGGCGGCAAGGCCGGCATGTTGACCAAGGAGTTCGAGGGCTACGCGCCGCTGGTGAGCGTCGGCTCGTACCTGATCTTCGAGGACACGATCGTCAACGGCAACCCGGTCTGGCCCGGTTACGGGCCGGGACCGCTCGAAGCCATGCGCGGCCTGCTGCCGCACCACGGCGAGTTCGTGCAGGACAGGGGTGTCGAACGGTTCGGACTCACCTTCAACCAGGGTGGCTACCTGCGCCGGATGTCGTGA